The Mytilus trossulus isolate FHL-02 chromosome 3, PNRI_Mtr1.1.1.hap1, whole genome shotgun sequence genome contains a region encoding:
- the LOC134711042 gene encoding putative uncharacterized protein DDB_G0281733 — translation MNLSQKEQTIPLEIAKVNPIEQTIPIGDSKSKSDRTDNTIGDNKSKSDRTDNTIGDSKSKPDRTDNTIGDSKSKSDRTDNTIGDNKSKSDRTDNTIGDNKSKSDRTDNTIGDSKSKPDRTDNTIGDSKSKSDRTDNTIGDNKSKSDRTDNTIGDSKSKSDRTDNTIGDNKSKSDRTDNTIGDSKSKSDRTDNTIGDSKSKPDRTDNTIGDSKSKPDRTDNTIGDSKSKSDRTDNTIGDNKSKPDRTDNTIGDSKSKSDRTDNTIGDSKSKPDRTDNTIGDNKSKSNRTDNTIGDNEFKSKRTDNTIGDSKSKPDRTDNTIGNNNQRTEHRMTAGYCGWSYKHLSQGGNHISIPESEVTVQI, via the coding sequence ATGAATTTAAGTCAAAAAGAACAGACGATACCATTGGAGATAGCAAAAGTAAACCCGATAGAACAGACAATACCAATTGGAGATAGCAAAAGTAAATCCGATAGAACAGACAATACCATTGGAGATAACAAAAGTAAGTCCGATAGAACAGACAATACCATTGGAGATAGCAAAAGTAAACCCGATAGAACAGACAATACCATTGGAGATAGCAAAAGTAAATCCGATAGAACAGACAATACCATTGGAGATAACAAAAGTAAGTCCGATAGAACAGACAATACCATTGGAGATAACAAAAGTAAGTCCGATAGAACAGACAATACCATTGGAGATAGCAAAAGTAAACCCGATAGAACAGACAATACCATTGGAGATAGCAAAAGTAAATCCGATAGAACAGACAATACCATTGGAGATAACAAAAGTAAGTCCGATAGAACAGACAATACCATTGGAGATAGCAAAAGTAAATCCGATAGAACAGACAATACCATTGGAGATAACAAAAGTAAGTCCGATAGAACAGACAATACCATTGGAGATAGCAAAAGTAAATCCGATAGAACAGACAATACCATTGGAGATAGCAAAAGTAAACCCGATAGAACAGACAATACCATTGGAGATAGCAAAAGTAAACCCGATAGAACAGACAATACCATTGGAGATAGCAAAAGTAAATCCGATAGAACAGACAATACCATTGGAGATAACAAAAGTAAACCCGATAGAACAGACAATACCATTGGAGATAGCAAAAGTAAATCCGATAGAACAGACAATACCATTGGAGATAGCAAAAGTAAACCCGATAGAACAGACAATACCATTGGAGATAACAAAAGTAAGTCCAATAGAACAGACAATACCATTGGCGATAATGAATTTAAGTCAAAAAGAACAGACAATACCATTGGAGATAGCAAAAGTAAACCCGATAGAACAGACAATACCATTGGCAATAATAATCAAAgaactgaacatcggatgaccgcagGTTATTGTGGATGGTCCTACAAGCACTTGTCTCAGGGGGGAAATCACATCTCTATTCCTGAAAGTGAAGTTACTGTACAGATATAA
- the LOC134712469 gene encoding sphingomyelin synthase-related protein 1-like isoform X2: MDEPTKWSCNEVSNWLTNNGFQKYCQLICVEHQIDGQGLLSLTENDLKQSPIEIRVLGDVKRLTHLIKSLKTKCVARSNGTVLYNGVIPMPRQTSLQMVERINAPTDFSDIECNEFDRNITHHPRNLDPEKGKAALAVCYMIFGLMCTCYSIVVVQSKAPDQQKHPPLPDIFLNSFPQISWASKLSEGAVLSLMVIWIIIAVLNKHRWILMRRTFCLLGTMYLLRCVCILITQLPVPETNVICDRKNYTDFLSRAGRTLEIFFGAGLKVSGLKTCGDYMFSGHTVSMTMFNFFITEYTPKKMCYIHILSWILNLGGMFFILAGHGHYSIDVFVAFVFTSRLFCYYHTLANNINLMSRDSKRTKIWFPVFSYFEANSTGVVPLEFEWPFYSWTNIKNYLRGYEIVSSKEKS, from the exons ATGGACGAGCCTACAAAGTGGTCTTGTAATGAAGTCAGTAACTGGTTGACAAATAATGGATTTCAAAAATACTGTCAATTAATCTGTGTTGAACACCAAATTGATGGACAAGGACTTTTAAGTTTAAcggaaaatgatttaaaacaatcGCCAATAGAAATACGGGTACTAGGTGATGTAAAACGATTGACCCATTTGATAAAATCATTGAAAACAAAGTGCGTTGCAAGAAGCAATGGAACGGTTTTGTACAATGGGGTTATTCCGATGCCACGACAGACCTCTTTACAGATGGTGGAAAGAATCAATGCACCAACAGATTTTTCAGACATTGAATGTAACGAATTCGATCGTAACATCACACATCATCCCAGGAACTTAGATCCTGAAAAGGGCAAGGCTGCACTTGCCGTTTGTTATATGATATTTGGACTAATGTGTACCTGTTATTCTATAGTGGTCGTACAGTCCAAAGCACCGGACCAACAGAAACACCCACCTTTACCCGACATATTTTTGAACTCCTTTCCTCAAATATCATGGGCATCTAAACTTTCAGAAGGAGCAGTTTTATCTCTTATGGTGATATGGATTATTATTGCTGTTTTAAATAAGCACAG atGGATTCTGATGCGTCGCACTTTTTGTTTGTTGGGCACTATGTATTTACTCAGGTGTGTATGTATACTGATCACCCAGTTACCAGTACCAGAAACAAATGTCATATGCGATAGAAAG aattaCACTGATTTTTTGTCCCGAGCAGGAAGAACTTTAGAGATATTTTTTGGTGCTGGTTTAAAAGTATCTGGTCTAAAAACATGTGGAGATTACATGTTTAGTGGTCATACCGTCTCAATGACGATGTTCAATTTCTTCATAACAGAAT ATACACCGAAGAAGatgtgttatatacatatactttcATGGATTTTAAATTTGGGCGGAATGTTTTTCATATTAGCAGGCCATGGGCATTATTCCATTGATGTGTTTGTAGCGTTTGTTTTTACCTCacgtttgttttgttattatcaCACACTGGCGAACAATATTAATCTTATGTCAAGAGACTCCAAGAGGACTAAGATATGGTTTCcagtattttcatattttgaggCAAATTCAACCGGAGTTGTTCCTTTAGAATTTGAATGGCCATTTTACTCGTGGACAAACATAAAGAATTATCTTAGGGGATACGAAATAGTCTCCTCAAAGGAGAAAAGTTAG
- the LOC134712469 gene encoding sphingomyelin synthase-related protein 1-like isoform X1: MVLECGTLSLKKDDRVYYLDLTFVTFKLKPNAMDEPTKWSCNEVSNWLTNNGFQKYCQLICVEHQIDGQGLLSLTENDLKQSPIEIRVLGDVKRLTHLIKSLKTKCVARSNGTVLYNGVIPMPRQTSLQMVERINAPTDFSDIECNEFDRNITHHPRNLDPEKGKAALAVCYMIFGLMCTCYSIVVVQSKAPDQQKHPPLPDIFLNSFPQISWASKLSEGAVLSLMVIWIIIAVLNKHRWILMRRTFCLLGTMYLLRCVCILITQLPVPETNVICDRKNYTDFLSRAGRTLEIFFGAGLKVSGLKTCGDYMFSGHTVSMTMFNFFITEYTPKKMCYIHILSWILNLGGMFFILAGHGHYSIDVFVAFVFTSRLFCYYHTLANNINLMSRDSKRTKIWFPVFSYFEANSTGVVPLEFEWPFYSWTNIKNYLRGYEIVSSKEKS; encoded by the exons ATGGTGCTGGAATGTGGAACTCTTAGTTTAAAAAAGGACGATCGTGTGTATTACCTTGATTTAACTTTCGTAACCTTTAAATT AAAACCAAATGCGATGGACGAGCCTACAAAGTGGTCTTGTAATGAAGTCAGTAACTGGTTGACAAATAATGGATTTCAAAAATACTGTCAATTAATCTGTGTTGAACACCAAATTGATGGACAAGGACTTTTAAGTTTAAcggaaaatgatttaaaacaatcGCCAATAGAAATACGGGTACTAGGTGATGTAAAACGATTGACCCATTTGATAAAATCATTGAAAACAAAGTGCGTTGCAAGAAGCAATGGAACGGTTTTGTACAATGGGGTTATTCCGATGCCACGACAGACCTCTTTACAGATGGTGGAAAGAATCAATGCACCAACAGATTTTTCAGACATTGAATGTAACGAATTCGATCGTAACATCACACATCATCCCAGGAACTTAGATCCTGAAAAGGGCAAGGCTGCACTTGCCGTTTGTTATATGATATTTGGACTAATGTGTACCTGTTATTCTATAGTGGTCGTACAGTCCAAAGCACCGGACCAACAGAAACACCCACCTTTACCCGACATATTTTTGAACTCCTTTCCTCAAATATCATGGGCATCTAAACTTTCAGAAGGAGCAGTTTTATCTCTTATGGTGATATGGATTATTATTGCTGTTTTAAATAAGCACAG atGGATTCTGATGCGTCGCACTTTTTGTTTGTTGGGCACTATGTATTTACTCAGGTGTGTATGTATACTGATCACCCAGTTACCAGTACCAGAAACAAATGTCATATGCGATAGAAAG aattaCACTGATTTTTTGTCCCGAGCAGGAAGAACTTTAGAGATATTTTTTGGTGCTGGTTTAAAAGTATCTGGTCTAAAAACATGTGGAGATTACATGTTTAGTGGTCATACCGTCTCAATGACGATGTTCAATTTCTTCATAACAGAAT ATACACCGAAGAAGatgtgttatatacatatactttcATGGATTTTAAATTTGGGCGGAATGTTTTTCATATTAGCAGGCCATGGGCATTATTCCATTGATGTGTTTGTAGCGTTTGTTTTTACCTCacgtttgttttgttattatcaCACACTGGCGAACAATATTAATCTTATGTCAAGAGACTCCAAGAGGACTAAGATATGGTTTCcagtattttcatattttgaggCAAATTCAACCGGAGTTGTTCCTTTAGAATTTGAATGGCCATTTTACTCGTGGACAAACATAAAGAATTATCTTAGGGGATACGAAATAGTCTCCTCAAAGGAGAAAAGTTAG
- the LOC134709737 gene encoding uncharacterized protein LOC134709737, which yields MACSLSLHEVALQFLLKTDDSVPSRRFSNVNIKECNAKENSSFSDAFVKFDSGFCVPLFLFWQESICKLMERKILEKAKTKNDSRFENLINFLEDENNRRHLMKATSAGSESELQSILAHHLFAPLASSSKYLVDESKVYTQQCLACKKKLNVGDTSFGHAEYWHGHADILIGKSTVKVGKDLEDAKATEESSNRSMGEPSHKYMRRNNGQKYGSSRDSEDSDEDLDCSSLSVHLNEEGDHLPQIFSQTITNAFFESSKCSKLSDLFIPSFFATPDVISIHMYNCERDRLYTSENMNIWSGDNYNIGTIVCIWFALHFERFQNKVPEEEFTMRNVPKANFKTVVGDLLPIYEKNLTKPLKNSKERNSAEINFDMKFLLIVSEYSKQMSEKLQRIQTMYENKLQVSDDSK from the exons ATGGCTTGTTCTCTTTCTCTACACGAAGTTGCATTGCAGTTTCTTTTAAAAACGGATGACAGCGTTCCCTCCAGGAGATTTTCTAATGTCAACATAAAAGAATGCAATGCCAAGGAAAATAGTAGTTTTTCAGACGCATTTGTCAAATTTGATTCCGGATTTTGCGTTCCTCTGTTTTTATTTTGGCAAGAATCCATTTGCAAATTAATGGAAAGGAAAATACTAGAGAAAGCAAAAACTAAAAACGATAGCCGATTTGAGAATCTTATCAATTTTCTTGAAGACG AGAATAACAGAAGACATCTTATGAAAGCCACTAGTGCAGGGTCTGAATCTGAACTTCAGTCTATTTTGGCACATCATCTGTTTGCACCATTAGCGTCATCTTCCAAATATTTAGTGGATGAATCTAAAGTATACACTCAACAATGCCTAGCTtgcaaaaagaaattaaatgtgGGTGACACTTCATTTG GACATGCAGAATATTGGCATGGGCATGCTGATATTCTTATTGGTAAAAGTACTGTGAAAGTTGGAAAGGATTTGGAGGATGCTAAGGCCACAGAAGAAAGTAGTAATAGAAGTATGGGTGAACCATCACATAAGTATATGAGAAGAAATAATGGACAGAAGTATGGATCATCAAGAGATTCAGAAGATTCAGATGAAGACTTAGATTGCAGTTCTTTATCAGTACATTTGAATGAAGAAGGGGATCATTTACCTCAAATCTTTTCACAAACTAttacaaatgcattttttgaatcatcaaaatgctcaaaactgtCAGATTTGTTCATCCCATCATTTTTTGCAACACCAGATGTTATTAGTATTCATATGTATAACTGTGAGAGAGATAGGTTATACACATCTGAAAACATGAACATTTGGTCTGGTGATAATTATAACATAGGTACAATAGTTTGTATTTGGTTTGCACTGCACTTTGAGAGATTTCAGAACAAAGTTCCAGAAGAAGAATTTACCATGAGAAATGTTCCAAAAGCTAACTTTAAGACAGTTGTTGGGGATCTGCTGCCCATATATGAGAAAAACTTGACAAAACCCTTGAAGAattcaaaagaaagaaattcaGCTGAAATTAACTTTGACAtgaaatttttattgattgtatcagaatattcaaaacaaatgtcaGAAAAACTGCAAAGGATTCAAACTATGTATGAAAATAAGCTACAAGTGTCTGATgattctaaataa